A single Calypte anna isolate BGI_N300 chromosome 5A, bCalAnn1_v1.p, whole genome shotgun sequence DNA region contains:
- the KBTBD4 gene encoding kelch repeat and BTB domain-containing protein 4 isoform X1, translated as MKGGTAADCWRSDLCSTMDSSEETGGSSAEENYFVNYTFTDRSHSGRVAQGIMKLCLEDELFADVTISVEGKEFQLHRLVLSAQSCFFRSMFTSNLKEAHNRVIVLQDVSESVFQLLVDYIYHGTVKLRAEELQETYEVADMYQLTALFEECSRFLARTVQVRNCLQVMWLADQHSDVELYTAAKHCAKSHLSQLQDTEEFLHLPVRLLTDILTDGVPCSQNPTVAIETWINFNKEERAGFSETLRSSLKVIGENVHIYLIGKESSRTHSLAVSLHCADDDSISVSGQNSLCHQITAACKHGSDLYVVGGSIPRRMWKCNNATIDWEWCAPLPRDRLQHTLVSVPSKDAIYSLGGKTLQDTLSNAVIYYRVRDNVWTETSQLEVAVSGAAGVNLNGVIYLLGGEENDLDFFTKPSRLIQCYDTNTEKCHVKPYVLPFAGRMHAAVHKDVVFIVAEGDSLLCYNPLLDSFTRLCLPDAWSSVPSLWKIASCNGSIYVFRDRYKKGDANTFKLNPATSVVTVTSGIKVLLTNLQFVLA; from the exons ATGAAGGGAGGCACCGCCGCAG ATTGCTGGAGGTCTGATCTGTGCAGCACCATGGACTCATCAGAAGAGACCGGAGGCTcctctgcagaagaaaactaCTTTGTGAACTACACCTTCACCGACCGCTCCCACTCAGGCCGTGTGGCCCAGGGCATCATGAAACTGTGCTTGGAGGATGAGCTCTTTGCTGATGTTACAATATCGGTGGAAGGCAAAGAATTCCAGCTGCACCGTTTGGTCCTCTCAGCTCAGAGCTGTTTTTTTCGTTCCATGTTCACTTCCAACCTAAAGGAGGCCCACAACAGGGTCATTGTGCTACAGGACGTTAGCGAGAGTGTCTTTCAGCTCCTTGTGGACTACATCTACCACGGGACTGtaaagctgagagcagaggagtTACAGGAAACCTATGAAGTGGCAGACATGTACCAGCTGACTGCCCTTTTTGAAGAGTGCTCACGTTTTCTGGCCCGGACGGTGCAGGTTAGGAACTGTCTGCAGGTGATGTGGTTGGCAGATCAACACAGTGATGTGGAGCTCTACACAGCTGCCAAGCACTGTGCAAAGTCACATTTGTCTCAGCTGCAAGACACAGAGGAGTTCCTACACCTGCCTGTCCGCCTGCTGACAGACATCCTGACAG ATGGCGTTCCCTGTTCTCAGAATCCAACAGTTGCCATAGAAACCTGGATCAACTTCAACAAGGAGGAGCGAGCGGGCTTTTCAGAGACCCTGCGATCGAGTCTGAAG gTGATCGGAGAAAACGTTCACATCTACCTGATTGGGAAGGAGTCGTCGCGTACGCACTCACTCGCCGTCTCCCTGCACTGTGCTGACGATGACTCCATCAGTGTCAGTGGCCAGAACAGTCTGTGCCACCAGATCACTGCAGCCTGCAAGCACGGCAGTGACCTCTATGTCGTCGGGGGCTCCATCCCCCGGCGCATGTGGAAATGCAACAATGCAACCATAGACTGGGAATGGTGTGCCCCCCTGCCCCGAGACCGGCTCCAGCACACCCTGGTCTCCGTGCCCAGCAAGGATGCAATATATTCCCTAGGGGGAAAAACTCTGCAGGACACCCTCTCTAATGCTGTCATATATTACAGGGTACGAGATAACGTCTGGACGGAGACCAGTCAGTTGGAAGTGGCGGTGTCTGGAGCTGCAGGTGTAAACCTAAACGGTGTCATTTACCTcctggggggggaggaaaacGATTTGGACTTTTTCACCAAGCCCTCTCGGCTGATCCAGTGCTACGACACCAACACGGAGAAGTGCCACGTGAAGCCCTACGTGCTGCCCTTTGCCGGGAGGATGCATGCTGCCGTACACAAGGATGTGGTGTTCATTGTGGCCGAGGGGGACTCCCTGCTTTGTTACAACCCCCTGCTGGATAGCTTCACCCGGCTGTGCCTGCCAGATGCCTGGAGCTCAGTTCCATCCCTCTGGAAGATTGCCAGCTGCAATGGCAGCATCTATGTTTTCCGTGACCGCTACAAAAAGGGCGATGCGAATACTTTTAAACTTAACCCAGCCACTTCCGTTGTGACAGTCACAAGTGGCATCAAAGTGCTGCTCACCAACCTGCAGTTTGTCCTGGCCTGA
- the PTPMT1 gene encoding phosphatidylglycerophosphatase and protein-tyrosine phosphatase 1 translates to MGLAAALSAGAARLLFYPTLLYTAAWAQLPGSSRPWFHRIDEAVLLGAIPLRGRSRRLVAEENVRAVVTLNEEYETRFLCFSAQEWEAMGVEQLRLSTVDLTGVPTLENLLKGVEFILKHRACGNSVYVHCKAGRFRSATVVAAYLIQLHQWSPQEAIEAIAKIRPHILIRHKQVQVLETFYRNMMAGTTA, encoded by the exons ATGGGTCTGGCGGCAGCGCTGAGCGCCGGGGCGGCCCGGCTGCTCTTCTACCCGACGCTGCTGTACACGGCGGCGTGGGCGCAGCTGCCCGGGTCTAGCCGGCCCTGGTTCCACCGCATCGACGAAGCCGTGCTGCTGGGAGCCATTCCCCTGAGGGGACGCAGCCGCAGG CTGGTGGCGGAGGAGAACGTGCGCGCCGTGGTCACCCTCAACGAGGAGTACGAGACCCGCTTCCTCTGTTTCTCCGCCCAG GAATGGGAGGCAATGGGCGTGGAGCAACTGCGTCTCAGCACCGTGGACCTAACTGGAGTTCCTACCTTGGAAAATCTCCTCAAGGGTGTTGAATTCATTCTGAAACACCGAGCCTGTGGTAACAGTGTCTACGTGCACTGCAAGGCAGGACGTTTCCGCAGTGCCACCGTGGTGGCAGCATATTTAATTCAA CTGCATCAGTGGAGCCCTCAGGAAGCAATAGAGGCTATTGCCAAGATCCGTCCGCACATCCTCATTCGGCACAAGCAAGTCCAGGTCCTGGAGACATTTTACAGGAACATGATGGCTGGAACAACTGCATAG
- the KBTBD4 gene encoding kelch repeat and BTB domain-containing protein 4 isoform X2, protein MDSSEETGGSSAEENYFVNYTFTDRSHSGRVAQGIMKLCLEDELFADVTISVEGKEFQLHRLVLSAQSCFFRSMFTSNLKEAHNRVIVLQDVSESVFQLLVDYIYHGTVKLRAEELQETYEVADMYQLTALFEECSRFLARTVQVRNCLQVMWLADQHSDVELYTAAKHCAKSHLSQLQDTEEFLHLPVRLLTDILTDGVPCSQNPTVAIETWINFNKEERAGFSETLRSSLKVIGENVHIYLIGKESSRTHSLAVSLHCADDDSISVSGQNSLCHQITAACKHGSDLYVVGGSIPRRMWKCNNATIDWEWCAPLPRDRLQHTLVSVPSKDAIYSLGGKTLQDTLSNAVIYYRVRDNVWTETSQLEVAVSGAAGVNLNGVIYLLGGEENDLDFFTKPSRLIQCYDTNTEKCHVKPYVLPFAGRMHAAVHKDVVFIVAEGDSLLCYNPLLDSFTRLCLPDAWSSVPSLWKIASCNGSIYVFRDRYKKGDANTFKLNPATSVVTVTSGIKVLLTNLQFVLA, encoded by the exons ATGGACTCATCAGAAGAGACCGGAGGCTcctctgcagaagaaaactaCTTTGTGAACTACACCTTCACCGACCGCTCCCACTCAGGCCGTGTGGCCCAGGGCATCATGAAACTGTGCTTGGAGGATGAGCTCTTTGCTGATGTTACAATATCGGTGGAAGGCAAAGAATTCCAGCTGCACCGTTTGGTCCTCTCAGCTCAGAGCTGTTTTTTTCGTTCCATGTTCACTTCCAACCTAAAGGAGGCCCACAACAGGGTCATTGTGCTACAGGACGTTAGCGAGAGTGTCTTTCAGCTCCTTGTGGACTACATCTACCACGGGACTGtaaagctgagagcagaggagtTACAGGAAACCTATGAAGTGGCAGACATGTACCAGCTGACTGCCCTTTTTGAAGAGTGCTCACGTTTTCTGGCCCGGACGGTGCAGGTTAGGAACTGTCTGCAGGTGATGTGGTTGGCAGATCAACACAGTGATGTGGAGCTCTACACAGCTGCCAAGCACTGTGCAAAGTCACATTTGTCTCAGCTGCAAGACACAGAGGAGTTCCTACACCTGCCTGTCCGCCTGCTGACAGACATCCTGACAG ATGGCGTTCCCTGTTCTCAGAATCCAACAGTTGCCATAGAAACCTGGATCAACTTCAACAAGGAGGAGCGAGCGGGCTTTTCAGAGACCCTGCGATCGAGTCTGAAG gTGATCGGAGAAAACGTTCACATCTACCTGATTGGGAAGGAGTCGTCGCGTACGCACTCACTCGCCGTCTCCCTGCACTGTGCTGACGATGACTCCATCAGTGTCAGTGGCCAGAACAGTCTGTGCCACCAGATCACTGCAGCCTGCAAGCACGGCAGTGACCTCTATGTCGTCGGGGGCTCCATCCCCCGGCGCATGTGGAAATGCAACAATGCAACCATAGACTGGGAATGGTGTGCCCCCCTGCCCCGAGACCGGCTCCAGCACACCCTGGTCTCCGTGCCCAGCAAGGATGCAATATATTCCCTAGGGGGAAAAACTCTGCAGGACACCCTCTCTAATGCTGTCATATATTACAGGGTACGAGATAACGTCTGGACGGAGACCAGTCAGTTGGAAGTGGCGGTGTCTGGAGCTGCAGGTGTAAACCTAAACGGTGTCATTTACCTcctggggggggaggaaaacGATTTGGACTTTTTCACCAAGCCCTCTCGGCTGATCCAGTGCTACGACACCAACACGGAGAAGTGCCACGTGAAGCCCTACGTGCTGCCCTTTGCCGGGAGGATGCATGCTGCCGTACACAAGGATGTGGTGTTCATTGTGGCCGAGGGGGACTCCCTGCTTTGTTACAACCCCCTGCTGGATAGCTTCACCCGGCTGTGCCTGCCAGATGCCTGGAGCTCAGTTCCATCCCTCTGGAAGATTGCCAGCTGCAATGGCAGCATCTATGTTTTCCGTGACCGCTACAAAAAGGGCGATGCGAATACTTTTAAACTTAACCCAGCCACTTCCGTTGTGACAGTCACAAGTGGCATCAAAGTGCTGCTCACCAACCTGCAGTTTGTCCTGGCCTGA